DNA sequence from the Paenibacillus physcomitrellae genome:
TGCTGGAGCGGACAGGCAGGTCTGCCGTGCGAATCTTGATGGATTCCGGTGATACGAAGAACTTCAAGAACTCCCAGGCCTCCTCTTTATGCTTGGAATCCTTGGCAATCGAAATGGCGGATTCGTTAATAACCCCTTTGAGCGGCTTGTCGCCGAATGCCGGCGTTACGACCGTTCCAAAATCCATGTTGGCGTCCTTAAAGCCTTGCAGCGGCCAAAGGCCCGTTTCCCACATCGCAATTTTCCCGGCTTTAAAAATATCGTCGCCGCTTTGCTGGTTTTTGCCACCGACCAGCACGCCGTAGCCATCCTTGATGGCATTGCTCTGCGTCTCCAGCGCCTCTACCGTCTCTTTCCCATTCATGTAACCGTCGATCTGCTTGCCGTCGTCGCTGACGTAGCTGCCGCCGTTGCTCCATACCGTGCCTTGCAGCCCATATACGTCGACGCTGGCACGCATGCCGATGCCGTACTGCTTTTTACTCTTATCCGTCAATTTAACCGCCATCTGCTTCAGATCATCCCAGGTCCAGCCATCTTGGGGATACGCGACACCTGCTTCATCAAACAGCTTCTTGTTGTAGTAAACGACCCTTGTCGTAAAGCCTACCGGCAAACCGTAAGTAACCCCGTCGATTCGGTCATAGTTCAGCAATCCGGGATAGAAATCATCAATGTTCAAATCCGCATCCTTCTCGATATAGCTGTCCAACGGCTCCAATGATTCTTTATAGGTTGGAAAGTTATACATGTACATGACATCCGGCGGATCGCC
Encoded proteins:
- a CDS encoding ABC transporter substrate-binding protein, with product MKKSVIVLTSMLLLSMLALSACGSSGSGNSGNNGGNAAAGKDNGSEQQTAGGSSQEPVTIRFATWDTGQSLQFEQEVAKQFEQKHPNIKVQVEPYGDGFDQKMSAGFGAGDPPDVMYMYNFPTYKESLEPLDSYIEKDADLNIDDFYPGLLNYDRIDGVTYGLPVGFTTRVVYYNKKLFDEAGVAYPQDGWTWDDLKQMAVKLTDKSKKQYGIGMRASVDVYGLQGTVWSNGGSYVSDDGKQIDGYMNGKETVEALETQSNAIKDGYGVLVGGKNQQSGDDIFKAGKIAMWETGLWPLQGFKDANMDFGTVVTPAFGDKPLKGVINESAISIAKDSKHKEEAWEFLKFFVSPESIKIRTADLPVRSSTAKEMNLSEDPLYKPFYTMLDRSTNIPAFLLNPKWDQIDSNLATAVEAIMLGNDAQDAMDQAVKDSEKYLNH